From one Silene latifolia isolate original U9 population unplaced genomic scaffold, ASM4854445v1 scaffold_70, whole genome shotgun sequence genomic stretch:
- the LOC141640026 gene encoding uncharacterized protein LOC141640026 produces MQKLTDKVGPAISKETDFVNRLNAIVWDAELEPLKFEEKWSHLRHTQKQLDKDDNCTLPQLSTSLKLESHASKVYTHSTFVDFQLEATAYICSLSVGGFTPPANNIEVIGIADARTQKTYQVVYNSTNNDPECSCKLFNRKVDQECTQDLRKLEMCKLWSEFYATISVLKNVPTNEITDLVDTLKQFRVKLNPQSEPMTKEQELEILLGCSSSTEVRILPPRQAKNKGSGKRMISKKQQCIAKVEKPKRLCRNCKQMAHRDKRNCPNAFVPMLTIRYAHHDKSVYETLYMRSTDEDAADDG; encoded by the exons ATGCAAAAGCTTACTGATAAGGTTGGGCCTGCAATATCGAAAGAGACTGATTTTGTCAACCGTTTGAATGCTATTGTTTGGGATGCTGAGTTAGAACCtctgaaatttgaagaaaagtggTCTCACTTG CGCCATACTCAAAAGCAACTTGATAAAGACGATAATTGTACTCTTCCACAATTATCAACTTCTCTTAAGTTGGAATCTCATGCTTCCAAGGTTTATACACATTCTACTTTCGTAGATTTTCAACTAGAAGCTACTGCTTATATTTGTTCCCTTAGTGTTGGTGGCTTCACACCACCTGCCAACAATATAGAGGTAATTGGTATAGCCGATGCTAGAACGCAGAAGACCTATCAAGTCGTCTACAATTCTACAAACAATGATCCTGAATGTTCTTGCAAGTTGTTCAACAGAAAGG TGGACCAAGAATGCACACAAGATTTAAGAAAGCTGGAGATGTGCAAGTTATGGTCAGAGTTCTACGCGACTATCAGTGTGCTCAAGAATGTGCCTACCAATGAGATCACTGATCTTGTTGACACACTGAAGCAATTTAGGGTGAAACTCAATCCGCAATCAGAGCCAATGACCAAAGAGCAGGAGTTGGAGATTCTTCTTGGATGCAGTTCCTCAACTGAGGTGAGGATTCTACCACCTCGTCAGGCAAAGAACAAGGGTAGTGGGAAGAGAATGATCTCCAAAAAGCAACAATGCATAGCTAAAGTGGAGAAGCCTAAAAGGCTTTGCCGTAATTGCAAACAAATGGCTCACCGTGATAAGCGTAACTGTCCTAATGCTTTTGTACCGATGCTGACAATAAGGTATGCTCACCATGACAAGTCTGTGTATGAAACTTTATATATG agGAGTACAGATGAGGATGCTGCTGATGATGGTTGA